The proteins below come from a single Harpia harpyja isolate bHarHar1 chromosome 2, bHarHar1 primary haplotype, whole genome shotgun sequence genomic window:
- the FOXI3 gene encoding forkhead box protein I3, translated as MSAGELQQAQPRASAPAAAPAPPQPRSAQEAPDMAVYCSENFSVYPQPSLHPPGAAAAAAAAAAAAAAAAASSGQRAGGYALGDYGAPANAGYLWGMNSPAPYLQGPPGSAAAAAAAAPFLPPASYGCSRGGQLVGSPSAPGSPSAGGAELSWLSLASQEELLKLVRPPYSYSALIAMAIQSAPERKLTLSHIYQYVAENFPFYKRSKAGWQNSIRHNLSLNDCFRKVPRDEDDPGKGNYWTLDPNCEKMFDNGNFRRKRKRRSEPNAPATASAASSLGGLKAEEERPIPAAGKPCGNSPPPELDPSPSARDHPKSSSPSGIISSTPSCLSTFFSGMSSLSSGGSWLTGGLGSDLHHRNFSAGQLSGGTFTPSSSSSQEVPSPDQLQRVAGPSPAYYSSFHPSSSSQGAQYNHYYNFTVNSLIYTRDGTEV; from the exons ATGAGCGCCGGTGAGTTGCAGCAGGCGCAGCCCAGAGCCtcggcgccggcggccgcccccgcgcccccgcagccccgcagcGCCCAGGAAGCCCCCGACATGGCGGTGTACTGCAGCGAGAACTTCAGCGTctacccccagcccagcctccacccgcccggcgccgccgccgccgccgctgccgccgccgcggccgccgccgccgccgccgcctcctcggggcagcgggcgggcggCTACGCGCTGGGGGACTACGGGGCGCCCGCTAACGCCGGCTACCTGTGGGGCATGAACAGCcctgcgccctacctgcagggcccgcccggctccgccgccgccgccgccgccgccgcccctttCCTGCCGCCGGCCTCGTACGGCTGCTCGCGGGGCGGGCAGCTGGTGGGCTCGCCCTCGGCGCCCGGCTCGCCCTCGGCGGGCGGCGCGGAGCTGAGCTGGCTGAGCCTGGCCAGCcaggaggagctgctgaagctggtgCGGCCGCCCTACTCCTACTCGGCGCTGATCGCCATGGCCATCCAGAGCGCCCCCGAGAGGAAGCTCACCCTCAGCCACATCTACCAGTACGTGGCCGAGAACTTCCCCTTCTACAAGCGCAGCAAGGCGGGATGGCAGAACAGCATCCGCCACAACCTCAGCCTCAACGACTGCTTCCGAAAGGTGCCCCGCGACGAGGACGACCCCG GGAAGGGAAACTACTGGACCTTAGATCCCAACTGTGAGAAGATGTTTGACAACGGGAACTTCCGTCGCAAACGCAAACGGCGCTCTGAGCCCAACGCCCCCGCGACCGCCTCTGCGGCCTCCTCTCTGGGGGGCCTGAAAGCCGAGGAAGAGAGACCCATCCCAGCCGCAGGCAAACCGTGTGGAAACAGCCCGCCCCCAGAGCTGGACCCCTCGCCTTCTGCCAGGGACCATCCAAAAAGCTCCTCTCCCTCCGGTATCATTTCATCCACCCCGAGCTGCCTCAGCACCTTCTTCAGCGGCATGAGCTCCCTGAGCAGCGGAGGCAGCTGGCTGACAGGGGGTCTCGGCAGCGACCTGCATCACAGGAACTTCTCTGCTGGACAGCTGAGCGGTGGCACTTTCACCCCTTCCAGCAGCTCTTCTCAGGAGGTGCCTTCACCAGACCAGCTGCAGCGGGTTGCGGGACCTTCCCCTGCATACTACAGCTCCTtccatcccagcagcagcagccagggagccCAGTACAACCACTACTACAACTTCACGGTTAACAGCCTCATCTACACCCGGGATGGAACGGAGGTGTAG